From the genome of Mucilaginibacter paludis DSM 18603:
AGCCTTTTGGAAAACACGGCTATATGGTTTAATTGCATTTATATCGTTAATGGGCATATTCACTCTATACATTACTGCAATTTTAATGAACATTTTCCCGATAGTACCTTGCAGCTGCGGCGGGATAATACAATCCTTTGGATGGCTGCAACACTTATTTTTCAACTTGGTTTTTATTTTAATTGCTGGAATAGCACTTACAATAAATTCAAAAGAATTGAAGAAAGATAAAGTTAAAACAGAGATAAACTTAAAAAATGCTTATCAAGCATAGAAAATATTTCACGCGCGAAATCAGGTTAAAGCCAGTCCTGGATAAAACCGGCCTTTAAATAATTAAAAAGTTAATATTATGAAAAAGATCAGTATGGCCCTGATGGCCTTAGCAGCCGTAACAGGTATCAGCAGCGCTTTTGCGTTTAACCACCCGTTTAAACACAAAGCAAACAGTGTTACTTATTATGGGGTTGGAACAGCAAGCAATTTTTCTTGGAAATTAGCGCCCGAAGGCTCATGCCGTGGAACCAATATTCCAAATGCTGCCTGTACTATTACCTCAACCTACGATGTTACTGGAGCGGCTTACAACAACACCATGCCTGCCGGAGCAACCATCGTGAATGGCGCTGGAAAATTACACAACTAAATGCAGCTATTGTAGAGGTTATTCCGAAATGTCACAGGAATAACCTCTATTTAAGTTAGAAACGCGAATAATATTCAGGTTTAAACCTTATTAAATTGGTAGCACGTTAAAAACGAAGTTGGTCATTAATTAGATTCCTTAAATCATTTCCATTATCATCGAGTGGACTGATCGTATTACGCGTTATCCTCCCTACTTTATTAATAACTATCAAAGTTGGAAAACTTAGTATGTTATAATAACGTATTATGGGATGATCCATCATCTTGCCGTCCGTATATAAGCTTGTTGATAAAGGTGAAGTATATGTGTTTTGTCTCAAGCTTGATATCCAAAGTTTCTTGTGATTATCAATGCTGATATTAATAAAGGCTACATCCTTTCCGATATATTCTTTTTCTAAAGATGTTAAAATTGGAGATAATTTTCGGCAGGCCCCACATCCGGTATACCAAAAGTCAAGAATAACCACCTTCCCTTTAAAATCGCTCATTTTATGCAAATTGTTAAGACTATCTTTTAGCAAGAAATTATATGCATACGCTCCTTCGGAATACGTATTTTTCAGTTTCAAAATAACGTTCCTATAATTCCTGTTATGCACAAACCCAAGTGCATTGGTGATGATATCATTATTTAATTGATTCTCCTTCTCTTCATATAGTAGAAAACTTACAATTCTTTCGCGAAATTCCCCTGCATATTTCGTTTTAAAATATTTGTAAGCTTTTGCTAAGGCAAAACTCTGGCCTTTTAACAAGCAAGAATCCAAACGATAGGAATCAATTAAACCAATTGTATAAAAATTAGATTTTGAAGCATATTCATTTTGATTGTAGCCGGATTGGCTGAATATCTCATTTCTATAGTGAGACATGGATAAAAGAAGGTCTGCTGTTGAGTCGGGATAGGCTCTGTAATAATGTTTAACCATCGCATACTTAAAAGACTCTTGTTTGCCTAAAATATCCCCCCTTATAATTGCAAGAATATTAGCTGGTACTTTTCCTTGATATTTTTCAAGTATAGATAGTTGCTTAAATACAGAGCTATCCATTAAAGCACAATTGATATGCATATTAGCAATTTTCCAGTTGTATTTGTAGTTATATGAATGATCAATTTCAGTAAGAGACTGCAGTAATTTACAGGTCAAAGAACCTTTCCCTGCAAAATTAAGTTGACCTTTATATCCCGTGATAACTACGTTGTCGCCTATGGAAATTAAGTTTGAATACAAATTAGGGGCGTTCATCCCTGGAAAATATAATGTAAAATAATTTGGTGATTGACCGGGTTGAACAAAGAATTTGAAAGATGAGTGTTTTACCACCACCTGCTGCCTGGTTTCTGAAAGATTGTTCATATCAAACTCACCGAATTTATAGAAAACCAGCTTTATCGTATCACCGTCCTTAAGGAAATTCAGGTTCCTTCCTGAAATAACTGCGTAATTCGGCTTTTTATATGCGAACGTACTTGACTGTATCGTTAGCAACAATGCTATGAATATTAAAATGTGTTTCATAAAGGTGTTGGGTTACCGATTGTTTTGAGGAATATTGTTTAACTGCAATTCGTTATCCGGTATTGGCCACGCATATCGCGGATCATTTGGAGGGAGTGTATAAGTCACACCGTTTATAACTCGCTTAAGAGTGATGGAAAATTGGGGATCTTTATTAAGTCTCCTAAGATCATT
Proteins encoded in this window:
- a CDS encoding MauE/DoxX family redox-associated membrane protein; this encodes MKKQVFKEFLIAALVLLFIYASFSKYADFPYFQQSMHRQPFPSWMSDLLIWLIPPFEIIIAGLLAFWKTRLYGLIAFISLMGIFTLYITAILMNIFPIVPCSCGGIIQSFGWLQHLFFNLVFILIAGIALTINSKELKKDKVKTEINLKNAYQA
- a CDS encoding TlpA family protein disulfide reductase: MNNLSETRQQVVVKHSSFKFFVQPGQSPNYFTLYFPGMNAPNLYSNLISIGDNVVITGYKGQLNFAGKGSLTCKLLQSLTEIDHSYNYKYNWKIANMHINCALMDSSVFKQLSILEKYQGKVPANILAIIRGDILGKQESFKYAMVKHYYRAYPDSTADLLLSMSHYRNEIFSQSGYNQNEYASKSNFYTIGLIDSYRLDSCLLKGQSFALAKAYKYFKTKYAGEFRERIVSFLLYEEKENQLNNDIITNALGFVHNRNYRNVILKLKNTYSEGAYAYNFLLKDSLNNLHKMSDFKGKVVILDFWYTGCGACRKLSPILTSLEKEYIGKDVAFINISIDNHKKLWISSLRQNTYTSPLSTSLYTDGKMMDHPIIRYYNILSFPTLIVINKVGRITRNTISPLDDNGNDLRNLINDQLRF